The Methanothrix sp. genome has a segment encoding these proteins:
- a CDS encoding TatD family hydrolase, which translates to YEFISATLGFSPNSIDGKKDPEIQMLLDQIEENASQAVGIGEAGLDYYHTKDAPTRERQAEIFKRVIAIAESFGLPLVIHSRDAEQPALDMVKHLEKVVFHCYSGTLPTMREAQDRGFYISLATNVCRSGHHQILAKNVSLDHLLVETDSPFLSPRKGRNEPANVLDAVRLIARIKGLEPQDVAAQTAANTKRIYNIH; encoded by the coding sequence TATGAATTCATCTCCGCCACCCTGGGATTCAGCCCGAACTCAATTGACGGGAAGAAGGATCCCGAGATCCAGATGCTCTTGGATCAGATCGAAGAGAATGCCAGTCAGGCGGTGGGGATTGGCGAAGCGGGCCTTGATTACTATCACACCAAGGATGCTCCCACCAGGGAACGGCAGGCAGAGATCTTCAAGAGGGTGATAGCAATAGCTGAGTCTTTTGGCCTGCCCTTGGTCATCCATTCCCGGGATGCGGAACAGCCTGCCCTGGATATGGTCAAGCATCTGGAGAAAGTAGTCTTCCACTGCTATAGCGGCACCCTCCCCACTATGAGAGAGGCGCAGGATAGAGGATTTTATATCTCTTTGGCCACCAATGTATGCCGATCCGGGCACCATCAGATCCTGGCTAAAAACGTCTCCCTCGACCACCTGCTGGTGGAGACGGACAGCCCATTCCTCTCCCCTCGCAAGGGCAGAAATGAGCCGGCAAATGTGCTGGATGCCGTCCGGCTGATCGCCAGGATAAAAGGGCTGGAGCCGCAGGATGTGGCGGCACAAACGGCTGCGAATACCAAACGAATTTATAACATCCATTGA
- a CDS encoding radical SAM/SPASM domain-containing protein, with protein sequence MQIAKKPLLRIEASAEGEGIRLSARGPAALLAGPIIEQINRVFATEKPISSGPDRFIFSTWIPPAPSAAFDRMLSAQVGAMIRRPVPDQFSIAVMKACPNDCLHCSAPSRLGEVLRSDVIKRAISQALEMGSYLITFDGGEPMLRRDLPDLVSSVDHRAVAASFTSGYHLTADMARQLKDAGLYAVRISIDSPIEEKHDHFRGRRGAFQDALSGIRNALEAGLLVDLFMVTSPHNIDSLEEAFGLAEDLGVHELSLYEIVAIGRWASHQDEVLTAGDVARLESFHKQKNRMEGPRVSALPYLLSAEMFGCFAGRRWIHVDGDGAALPCAYMPLDFGNIKEKGLEEIWREMSRYPWFKGRCSCQMREAGFREAHAEALGKQRGIHKDI encoded by the coding sequence ATGCAGATCGCAAAAAAGCCTCTGCTGAGGATCGAGGCCTCGGCGGAGGGAGAAGGGATCAGGCTTTCAGCCCGCGGCCCGGCTGCCCTCCTGGCCGGCCCCATAATCGAGCAGATCAACAGGGTCTTTGCCACAGAGAAGCCCATAAGCTCCGGTCCGGACAGATTCATCTTCTCCACCTGGATTCCCCCTGCCCCGAGCGCTGCCTTCGACCGGATGCTCTCTGCCCAGGTGGGGGCGATGATCCGCCGCCCGGTGCCCGATCAGTTCTCCATAGCAGTGATGAAGGCCTGCCCCAATGACTGCCTGCACTGCTCTGCCCCCTCCCGTCTGGGAGAGGTTCTGAGGAGCGATGTGATCAAGAGGGCCATCTCCCAGGCCCTGGAGATGGGCTCGTATCTGATCACCTTCGATGGCGGAGAGCCTATGCTCCGCCGGGATCTGCCCGATCTGGTCTCTTCTGTCGACCACAGGGCAGTGGCAGCAAGCTTCACCAGCGGCTATCATCTGACGGCAGATATGGCCAGGCAGCTGAAGGATGCGGGCCTATATGCTGTGCGAATAAGCATCGACAGCCCAATCGAGGAGAAGCACGACCATTTCCGGGGGAGAAGAGGAGCCTTTCAAGATGCCCTCTCAGGGATTCGGAATGCCCTTGAGGCCGGCCTTCTGGTGGACCTGTTCATGGTGACCTCGCCACATAATATCGACAGCCTTGAGGAGGCGTTCGGCCTGGCAGAGGATCTGGGAGTGCACGAGCTATCCCTCTATGAGATAGTGGCTATAGGCCGGTGGGCTTCACATCAGGATGAGGTGCTCACAGCAGGGGATGTGGCCCGGCTGGAGAGCTTCCACAAGCAGAAGAATCGGATGGAAGGACCACGGGTCTCAGCACTGCCCTACCTGTTGAGCGCAGAGATGTTCGGCTGTTTTGCCGGGCGGCGGTGGATTCATGTGGACGGCGATGGGGCGGCACTGCCTTGTGCCTATATGCCTTTGGACTTTGGGAATATCAAAGAGAAGGGGCTGGAGGAGATCTGGAGGGAGATGAGCCGTTATCCCTGGTTTAAGGGGAGATGCTCCTGCCAGATGAGGGAGGCAGGATTCAGGGAGGCGCATGCCGAGGCACTGGGAAAGCAGCGGGGAATTCACAAGGATATCTGA
- a CDS encoding DUF61 family protein, translating to MAFSGEGRGLNKNILVKTIQTMNQHLPNRRLNLTELLAMEKPGIRGKDNTFFVMDRSELKLISESLPRFLWSRLRLPMLIEMSPDFGSGGARIQGEAEVELTSKILDKERPFGSRQLVIYLPDVRELRRKLPTTTQYAFVTNLRDREF from the coding sequence ATGGCATTTTCCGGAGAAGGAAGAGGATTAAACAAGAATATACTGGTCAAGACCATCCAGACGATGAACCAGCACCTGCCAAACAGAAGGCTCAACCTCACTGAACTGCTGGCAATGGAGAAGCCGGGAATCAGGGGAAAGGATAACACCTTTTTCGTGATGGATCGGTCCGAGCTCAAGCTGATCTCCGAGTCGCTTCCCAGATTCCTATGGAGCCGCCTCAGGCTGCCCATGCTCATTGAGATGTCGCCAGATTTCGGCAGTGGCGGAGCGCGCATTCAAGGTGAGGCAGAGGTGGAGCTGACGAGCAAGATCCTGGACAAGGAGAGGCCGTTTGGGTCCAGGCAGCTTGTGATCTACCTCCCAGATGTGCGGGAGCTTCGCCGGAAGCTTCCTACAACTACTCAATATGCATTCGTCACCAATCTCCGGGATAGAGAGTTTTAA
- a CDS encoding TIGR00288 family NYN domain-containing protein codes for MTMPFEHIMKYLGSRKEKGRKRIGLLVDGPNMLRKEFQMDLEEIRDILKDYGDIKMGKVFLNQYASEKLVEAVENQGFEPVICTSDVDVRMAVEGVDMIYNPVIDTLALVTRDADLKPVLMKAMEHGKETIIFGAEPGFSVALRNSADYVIVLRDGQYVTE; via the coding sequence ATGACAATGCCTTTCGAGCATATAATGAAGTATCTGGGCTCTAGAAAGGAAAAGGGAAGAAAGCGGATCGGCCTTCTGGTAGATGGACCCAATATGCTCAGAAAGGAGTTCCAGATGGACCTGGAGGAGATCAGGGACATTCTGAAGGATTACGGCGATATCAAGATGGGCAAGGTATTCTTGAATCAGTATGCATCTGAGAAGCTGGTGGAAGCAGTGGAGAATCAGGGATTTGAGCCGGTGATCTGCACCAGCGATGTGGATGTCAGGATGGCGGTGGAGGGGGTGGATATGATCTACAATCCAGTCATCGACACCCTGGCCCTGGTCACCCGCGATGCCGACCTCAAGCCGGTACTAATGAAGGCCATGGAGCATGGCAAAGAGACCATCATCTTCGGCGCAGAGCCCGGTTTTTCTGTAGCCCTGAGAAATTCGGCCGATTATGTTATAGTGCTGCGCGATGGCCAGTATGTTACAGAATGA
- a CDS encoding DJ-1/PfpI family protein, with the protein MKSPFSLILILMMLAVIYPASAQYAPPAGYNTGYNTGYDTGYDTGYDTGYDTGYDTGYDTGYNTGYDTGYDTDYYTDHNADYTCWQCPVCGFTIGLTSAEADSIDPYDLCPICYSAYAGSFIPVDCSENMNSQEREDVSISGGKEDSLDRTAPIAPIPYRSDKRSGNDTAPVRDELSPRGKILMVLPPDQYQEEELNVPRNYFQSAGYQVQLASKGVKTATGMDGEKTEVDLDLDEVNLSEYIAVVFVGGEGIYSDELHKDPGYQNLARSALREKKIVAAICLGPWILADAGLLQGKRATASDTDHIKSKGAIVADEMVVQDGMIITASGPDASQEFARTVLAALEASSSTADSLDLSQEPDQ; encoded by the coding sequence ATGAAGAGCCCATTCTCCCTGATATTGATCTTAATGATGCTGGCAGTGATATATCCGGCATCCGCCCAGTATGCGCCTCCGGCTGGCTACAATACTGGCTACAATACTGGCTACGATACAGGCTATGATACTGGCTACGATACAGGCTATGATACTGGCTACGATACAGGCTATGATACTGGTTACAATACAGGCTATGATACCGGTTACGATACTGACTACTACACAGATCACAATGCCGACTACACCTGCTGGCAGTGTCCCGTCTGCGGATTTACCATCGGCTTGACATCCGCCGAGGCAGATAGCATCGATCCTTATGACCTCTGCCCGATCTGCTATTCCGCATATGCGGGCAGCTTCATTCCTGTCGACTGCTCAGAGAACATGAACTCTCAAGAGAGAGAGGACGTTAGCATCTCCGGCGGCAAAGAGGATTCATTGGACCGGACCGCCCCGATCGCCCCCATTCCATACCGCTCGGATAAGAGATCGGGCAATGATACTGCACCTGTCCGGGATGAACTCTCACCGAGAGGAAAGATACTGATGGTGCTCCCGCCTGACCAGTATCAGGAAGAGGAGCTGAATGTGCCCCGCAACTACTTCCAGAGCGCTGGCTACCAGGTCCAGCTGGCCTCCAAAGGGGTGAAGACGGCCACGGGGATGGACGGAGAGAAGACGGAGGTGGATCTGGATCTGGATGAGGTGAATCTCTCTGAATACATCGCCGTGGTCTTCGTGGGCGGCGAGGGGATCTACTCGGATGAGCTGCATAAAGATCCAGGCTACCAGAATCTTGCTCGATCAGCCCTAAGAGAGAAGAAGATCGTGGCCGCCATCTGTCTGGGGCCCTGGATCCTGGCGGATGCCGGCCTCCTCCAGGGCAAGAGGGCTACTGCATCTGATACCGACCACATCAAATCCAAAGGAGCAATAGTAGCAGATGAAATGGTGGTCCAGGACGGGATGATCATAACAGCCAGCGGACCCGATGCCTCCCAGGAGTTCGCCAGGACGGTGCTCGCCGCCCTGGAGGCCTCCTCCAGCACTGCCGACAGCCTAGATCTATCTCAGGAGCCAGATCAGTAG
- a CDS encoding rhomboid family intramembrane serine protease has protein sequence MQLQFDLCPSASSAQKGPVRERWGWLGPLLARAGRRVDYRRRDEWGDPITPSTGLLDRIGALMPVSYSGVILLICILVFFLGYYIPIVEEFVQNYLILARNHALEMPWTILTYMFVHGGFNHLFFNMLFLFFFGMELERRVGPGEFLQIYILSGIFAALAQMAVSSVPMVGASGALYGVLGCLAIIAPEIRLLLFFMIPMSIRWAVVLFALIDLLFMGSADNIAHMAHIAGLVVGLAFGQMMKGQAQYYYR, from the coding sequence GTGCAATTGCAGTTTGATTTATGTCCCTCCGCAAGTTCCGCCCAGAAAGGGCCTGTCAGGGAGAGATGGGGCTGGCTGGGGCCGCTTCTGGCACGGGCGGGGAGAAGAGTGGATTATAGAAGGAGGGATGAGTGGGGTGATCCAATAACTCCCAGCACCGGCTTGCTGGATCGCATTGGGGCACTGATGCCCGTATCCTACTCGGGCGTGATATTGCTGATCTGCATACTGGTGTTCTTCCTGGGATATTATATCCCAATAGTGGAAGAATTTGTGCAGAACTACCTGATACTGGCCCGCAATCACGCTCTTGAAATGCCCTGGACGATTCTGACTTACATGTTCGTCCACGGCGGCTTCAATCACCTATTCTTCAATATGCTCTTTTTATTCTTCTTCGGCATGGAGCTGGAAAGGAGGGTGGGGCCGGGGGAGTTTCTGCAGATCTACATCCTCTCCGGGATTTTTGCCGCCCTAGCCCAGATGGCAGTCAGCAGCGTGCCGATGGTAGGGGCGAGCGGGGCGCTCTATGGCGTCCTGGGATGTCTGGCCATAATCGCCCCCGAGATCCGGCTGCTCCTCTTCTTTATGATACCGATGAGCATCCGCTGGGCAGTGGTGCTCTTTGCCCTGATCGACCTTCTCTTCATGGGCTCGGCAGACAACATCGCCCATATGGCCCATATCGCCGGGCTGGTGGTGGGGCTGGCCTTTGGGCAGATGATGAAGGGCCAGGCTCAGTATTATTATCGGTGA
- a CDS encoding 30S ribosomal protein S17e, producing MGSVKPSYIKNFATDLLREHESSFSADFEQNKLMVSEYTDIKNKAIRNRVAGYISNVMRQRNTRREVEVDV from the coding sequence ATGGGAAGCGTTAAGCCTAGTTATATCAAGAATTTCGCGACGGATCTATTAAGAGAGCATGAGAGCTCATTTAGCGCCGATTTTGAGCAGAATAAGTTGATGGTATCCGAGTATACCGATATCAAAAATAAAGCCATCCGCAACCGCGTAGCAGGCTACATATCCAATGTGATGAGACAGAGAAATACGAGAAGAGAGGTCGAGGTTGATGTATAG
- a CDS encoding polyprenyl synthetase family protein, whose product MFSACDEYHFINKELAVLARNLPDSPLGEILSYILSAPGKRVRPLILILSAEALDIPPAHSMSAAMAIELVHAASLAHDDILDHGVERRGSPSALERFGPEASLLAGDWLISRSIELISGYSQAVIQAFSRACMDMAEGELMDLSCTGSPEEYYQCISKKTASLFATSAKIGGLIGEGRREDVARLESYGQHLGLGYQILDDLEEYLGLDQGKISQKTSITLPKIYASRKPRTTAIQMCIRAIADHCDQAKAALEGLQADDGIVLQLQEIVDEMTGRGLERCRSQKSLC is encoded by the coding sequence ATGTTCTCCGCCTGTGATGAGTATCACTTCATCAACAAAGAGCTTGCTGTGCTGGCGAGGAATCTGCCCGATTCCCCTCTAGGGGAGATACTGAGCTATATTCTCTCTGCTCCGGGAAAGAGGGTCAGGCCGCTCATCCTGATCCTATCGGCAGAGGCTCTGGACATCCCTCCAGCTCATTCTATGAGCGCAGCGATGGCCATTGAGCTGGTCCACGCTGCATCCCTGGCCCATGATGATATCCTGGATCACGGCGTAGAGAGAAGGGGCTCGCCCAGTGCTCTGGAGCGCTTCGGCCCGGAGGCCTCTCTCCTGGCGGGCGACTGGCTCATCTCCAGGTCGATCGAACTGATATCCGGCTACAGCCAGGCGGTGATACAGGCGTTCTCCCGCGCTTGCATGGATATGGCAGAGGGAGAGCTTATGGACCTATCCTGCACAGGCTCGCCTGAGGAGTACTATCAGTGCATCTCCAAAAAGACGGCCTCCCTCTTCGCCACCTCGGCCAAGATAGGGGGGCTGATCGGCGAGGGGAGGAGGGAGGATGTGGCCCGGCTGGAGAGCTACGGGCAGCATCTGGGCTTAGGCTATCAGATTCTCGACGATCTGGAGGAATATCTGGGGCTTGACCAGGGAAAGATCTCCCAGAAGACATCAATCACCCTCCCCAAGATCTATGCCAGCCGAAAGCCCCGCACCACTGCGATACAGATGTGCATAAGGGCCATAGCAGATCACTGCGATCAGGCCAAGGCTGCCCTTGAGGGTTTGCAGGCGGATGACGGGATTGTGCTCCAGCTGCAGGAGATAGTGGATGAGATGACCGGCCGGGGACTGGAAAGATGCAGATCGCAAAAAAGCCTCTGCTGA
- a CDS encoding HD domain-containing protein — protein MTEVRDPVHGYVRLEGLALRLANTPQMQRLRWIKQLGLANLVYPGANHTRFEHSLGAYYMASLLTDHLGLEEEEKQEVCAAALLHDVGHGPLSHATESALAPFLRTEHESVIDILKRGELREVLEDHGLKASDIQSFINGQGNGQIVSGEIDVDRMDYLIRDAHYTGVAYGVIDHLHLLQKMTFHQGQLAVEAGGVQAATSLLISRLLMHPAVYFHHVCRISECMISSGIRRMIDEGESPARIKRMDDIQLFTALEEAGGYPAEMASRIKSRQLFKRAVYVDLESLEPSLLRVSEKIIAQEIAGEAGMDADWILVDRPPLPDSPEGSFPALVGEEIRPLREVSPLVSILERAQRATWRFGIYAPAELRDVAAGAARRCLNLKKGTVQHTFSDIDNGYL, from the coding sequence ATGACCGAGGTCCGAGACCCAGTGCACGGCTACGTCCGGCTGGAAGGCCTGGCCCTGAGGCTGGCCAACACCCCTCAGATGCAGAGGCTCCGCTGGATCAAGCAGCTTGGGCTGGCAAACCTGGTCTATCCCGGGGCCAACCACACCCGCTTCGAGCACAGCCTGGGGGCCTACTACATGGCCTCTCTCCTCACCGATCACCTGGGGCTGGAGGAGGAGGAGAAACAGGAGGTCTGCGCCGCCGCCCTCCTGCACGATGTGGGCCATGGCCCCCTCTCCCATGCCACGGAGTCGGCTCTCGCACCCTTTCTGAGGACGGAGCACGAGAGCGTCATCGATATCCTGAAGAGGGGAGAGCTGCGGGAGGTGCTGGAGGATCACGGCCTGAAGGCCTCTGATATCCAGTCCTTCATCAACGGCCAGGGCAACGGGCAGATCGTGAGCGGGGAGATCGATGTGGACCGAATGGACTACCTCATCCGGGACGCTCATTACACCGGCGTGGCCTACGGGGTGATAGATCATCTGCACCTCCTGCAGAAGATGACCTTCCATCAGGGCCAGTTAGCAGTGGAGGCAGGAGGAGTGCAGGCGGCAACATCGCTGCTCATCTCCCGGCTGCTCATGCACCCTGCCGTCTATTTCCACCATGTCTGCCGGATCTCGGAGTGTATGATCTCCTCCGGGATCAGAAGGATGATCGATGAGGGCGAAAGCCCTGCTCGGATAAAGAGGATGGACGACATCCAGCTCTTCACTGCTCTGGAAGAAGCAGGCGGCTATCCGGCGGAGATGGCCTCCCGCATAAAGTCCCGCCAGCTATTCAAAAGGGCGGTCTATGTCGATCTGGAGAGCCTGGAGCCATCACTATTGAGGGTCAGCGAGAAGATCATCGCCCAGGAGATAGCGGGGGAGGCAGGGATGGATGCCGACTGGATCCTGGTGGACAGGCCGCCCCTTCCAGACAGCCCCGAGGGCAGCTTTCCCGCCCTGGTGGGGGAGGAGATCAGGCCCCTGCGGGAGGTCTCGCCCCTGGTCAGCATCCTGGAGAGAGCCCAGAGGGCTACATGGCGCTTTGGCATCTACGCCCCGGCGGAATTGAGAGATGTGGCGGCAGGAGCTGCCAGAAGGTGCCTGAACCTGAAGAAGGGCACAGTGCAGCATACATTCTCGGACATCGATAACGGTTACCTTTAA
- a CDS encoding AMP-binding protein: MPGRISHSYAFRGSEKPLIGKTIGDMFSEIAEKYPDNDAIVSIHQGKRYTYRELQKELDRAAKGFIALGMKKGDRLAIWATNIAEWIITQFATAKAGIIMVNINPAYRTHELEYALRQSEAQVLLLMDRFKSSDYVKMFYEVCPEAAASKPGEIHSEKLPFLRTAVLIRGEKQPGMYSWEDVLEMGDEIPDEVLEERAASLDFDDPINIQYTSGTTGFPKGVVLTHHNILNNGYFIGECMEFTERDRLCIPVPFYHCFGMVLSNMASVTHGATMVLPAEHFDPKATLSAIEKERCTAVHGVPTMFVAELEHPDFERFDLSTLRTGIMAGSPCPIEFMKKVNTLMNMHDVVITYGQTEASPGITMSSTDDSLDLRVSTVGRPMPHTEIKIVDPKTGKIVPRGETGEICARGYMIMRGYYNNPVATEQCIDEEGWLHTGDLGTLDENDYCKITGRLKDMVIRGGENIYPREIEEFLYTHPAISDVQVIGVPDKKYGEELMAWVKLKNAASISPDEIKAFCRGRISHFKIPRYIKFVDDFPMTVSGKIQKYKMREDSIKELGLEEAAEMKTA; encoded by the coding sequence ATGCCAGGCAGAATCTCCCACAGCTATGCATTTCGCGGCTCAGAAAAACCGCTTATTGGAAAGACCATCGGCGACATGTTCAGTGAGATTGCTGAGAAGTATCCGGATAATGATGCAATTGTCTCCATCCACCAGGGAAAAAGATATACCTATCGCGAGCTGCAAAAGGAGTTGGACCGGGCAGCAAAGGGATTCATTGCCCTGGGGATGAAGAAGGGCGACCGCCTGGCAATCTGGGCAACGAATATAGCAGAATGGATCATCACCCAGTTCGCCACCGCCAAAGCGGGGATCATCATGGTGAACATCAATCCCGCTTACAGGACTCATGAACTGGAGTACGCCCTCCGTCAATCCGAGGCCCAGGTCCTCCTGCTCATGGACAGGTTCAAAAGCTCTGATTATGTCAAGATGTTCTATGAGGTCTGCCCCGAGGCCGCAGCCAGCAAACCAGGAGAGATCCACTCCGAGAAGCTGCCCTTCCTGAGAACAGCAGTCCTGATCAGGGGAGAGAAGCAGCCGGGCATGTACAGTTGGGAGGATGTGCTCGAAATGGGCGACGAGATTCCAGATGAGGTGCTGGAGGAGAGGGCTGCGAGCCTGGACTTTGACGACCCCATCAACATCCAGTATACCTCGGGGACCACCGGATTTCCCAAAGGGGTGGTGCTGACCCACCATAACATTCTCAACAACGGCTACTTCATCGGCGAGTGCATGGAGTTCACAGAAAGAGACCGTCTGTGCATACCAGTGCCATTCTATCACTGTTTTGGCATGGTCCTCTCCAATATGGCCAGTGTAACCCATGGAGCGACCATGGTCCTGCCGGCGGAGCACTTCGACCCCAAAGCCACTCTCTCTGCTATAGAGAAGGAACGCTGCACTGCAGTGCATGGAGTTCCTACAATGTTCGTGGCCGAGCTTGAGCACCCCGATTTTGAGAGATTCGATCTATCCACCCTGCGCACTGGGATCATGGCTGGATCGCCCTGCCCCATTGAGTTCATGAAGAAGGTGAACACTCTGATGAACATGCATGATGTGGTGATAACCTACGGCCAGACTGAGGCCTCTCCTGGCATCACCATGTCCTCCACTGACGACTCCCTGGACCTGAGGGTCTCGACTGTGGGAAGGCCCATGCCCCACACGGAGATTAAGATCGTGGACCCAAAGACGGGAAAGATCGTCCCCCGGGGGGAGACAGGAGAGATCTGTGCCCGGGGCTATATGATCATGCGAGGATACTACAACAATCCAGTAGCAACTGAGCAGTGCATAGATGAGGAGGGCTGGCTGCATACCGGCGACCTGGGGACCTTGGATGAGAACGATTACTGCAAGATAACCGGCCGGCTAAAGGATATGGTGATCAGAGGGGGTGAGAACATCTATCCGCGGGAGATCGAGGAGTTCCTCTATACCCACCCCGCCATCAGCGATGTGCAGGTGATCGGCGTTCCCGACAAGAAGTACGGCGAGGAGCTGATGGCCTGGGTCAAGCTCAAGAATGCTGCATCGATATCCCCGGATGAGATCAAGGCCTTCTGCAGGGGAAGAATCTCTCACTTTAAGATCCCCAGATACATCAAGTTCGTAGACGACTTTCCCATGACAGTCAGTGGAAAGATTCAGAAGTATAAGATGAGAGAGGACTCGATCAAGGAGCTGGGGCTGGAGGAGGCGGCGGAGATGAAGACGGCATAG
- a CDS encoding CoA-binding protein, with product MPILRDDRDLKEALQSCRTICVVGISPNPYRPSYFVSEALQKHGFKLYLVNPNCAGQTILGEKVLASIHDIPEDIDIVDVFRRPSVVPALAEEAKKKGFRVFWMQPGTESPEAIKRLDREGYRVVAGRCTKIESNRLL from the coding sequence ATGCCCATCCTCAGAGATGACAGGGATCTGAAAGAGGCCCTGCAAAGCTGCCGCACCATCTGCGTGGTCGGCATATCCCCTAACCCCTACCGGCCCAGCTACTTCGTATCCGAGGCCCTGCAAAAGCACGGCTTCAAGCTTTACCTGGTCAATCCCAACTGCGCCGGCCAGACCATTCTGGGAGAGAAGGTCTTGGCCTCCATCCATGATATCCCGGAGGATATCGATATCGTTGACGTCTTCCGCCGACCATCCGTCGTCCCCGCCCTGGCAGAGGAGGCGAAGAAGAAAGGCTTTCGAGTATTCTGGATGCAGCCGGGAACAGAGAGCCCAGAGGCCATAAAAAGGCTGGACCGGGAGGGATACAGAGTGGTGGCGGGAAGGTGCACCAAGATAGAGTCCAACCGGCTCTTGTAA
- the thiD gene encoding bifunctional hydroxymethylpyrimidine kinase/phosphomethylpyrimidine kinase, whose amino-acid sequence MKLEARTDLITGHMPKVVLTIGGSDSGGGAGIQADIKTFSVLGLHGTSAITAITAQNTMGVQHIYPLPPEQVRAQLTSITEDFSIAWAKTGMLHSAQIVGVVADHLSANEIPLVLDPVIEAEAGGRLLRPEAVSALIDHLIPIAGVVTPNIFEAEALTGIAVCDMESAAHAARNIISLGAQAVIIKGGHLDCTDLLMMKDRSILLPSERIPGENHGIGCTFSAALTSFLAGGCSLEEAARRAKEFAKSALRGSLRLGRGAGPVNQSAAQRAEASRYRVLCDLERAMDRLEENPDLLDLMAEEGAGPAMAVPGASCLEDVAELKGGVARIGDKICRRGGLRFGEKSNKAAVILAAMRIDPRARAALELAPSALSLCRESGFLIMDGTMGSTTDSTSRHKMGADGRGQLRGEEGSKGRGSSREAPGHLQAGSTLLPIAIWDEGIHGKGPRLYLLGSSASSLIELAARMSGSHDPAPGL is encoded by the coding sequence TTGAAGCTTGAGGCTCGCACTGACCTCATCACTGGACACATGCCGAAAGTAGTGCTGACAATAGGCGGATCGGATTCCGGAGGAGGAGCAGGGATCCAGGCGGACATCAAGACCTTCTCCGTCCTGGGGCTGCACGGGACCTCTGCCATCACCGCCATCACCGCCCAGAACACCATGGGAGTGCAGCATATCTATCCCCTTCCCCCGGAACAGGTGAGAGCGCAGCTTACGTCGATAACAGAGGACTTCTCCATAGCCTGGGCCAAGACCGGCATGCTCCACTCAGCACAGATTGTGGGTGTAGTGGCCGATCACCTCTCAGCAAATGAAATTCCTCTGGTCCTGGACCCTGTGATCGAGGCTGAGGCTGGAGGAAGGCTCCTCCGGCCGGAGGCTGTATCCGCCCTGATAGATCATCTGATACCCATAGCAGGGGTGGTAACCCCCAACATATTCGAGGCTGAAGCGCTCACCGGCATAGCAGTCTGCGATATGGAGAGCGCAGCTCATGCCGCCCGGAACATCATAAGCCTGGGGGCGCAGGCGGTGATCATCAAGGGAGGGCACCTGGATTGCACCGATCTGCTCATGATGAAGGATAGGAGCATCCTGTTGCCCTCAGAGAGAATACCAGGAGAGAACCATGGCATAGGATGCACCTTCTCTGCCGCATTAACCTCTTTTCTTGCCGGGGGCTGCTCACTGGAGGAGGCCGCCCGCAGGGCGAAGGAGTTTGCAAAGAGCGCCCTTCGCGGGAGCCTCAGGCTGGGAAGGGGGGCGGGCCCGGTGAATCAATCTGCTGCTCAAAGGGCTGAGGCAAGCCGATACCGGGTGCTCTGCGACCTGGAAAGGGCAATGGACCGGCTGGAAGAGAATCCCGATCTCCTCGATCTCATGGCAGAGGAAGGAGCTGGACCGGCCATGGCCGTTCCCGGTGCCAGCTGCCTTGAGGATGTGGCAGAGCTGAAGGGAGGAGTGGCGAGGATCGGGGATAAGATATGCCGCCGGGGAGGCCTTCGCTTTGGAGAGAAGAGCAATAAGGCGGCTGTGATCCTGGCGGCAATGAGGATAGATCCCCGGGCCAGGGCAGCCCTCGAATTGGCGCCTTCTGCTCTCTCACTCTGCAGGGAGTCTGGCTTCTTGATAATGGACGGCACTATGGGTAGCACTACGGACAGCACTTCGCGGCACAAGATGGGAGCAGATGGCCGGGGCCAATTGAGGGGGGAGGAGGGATCAAAGGGGAGAGGGTCGAGCAGAGAGGCGCCAGGCCATTTGCAGGCCGGCTCAACACTGCTGCCCATTGCGATATGGGATGAGGGAATTCATGGAAAGGGGCCCAGGCTTTATCTGTTAGGGAGCTCAGCATCCTCTCTGATCGAATTGGCGGCCAGAATGTCCGGCAGCCACGATCCTGCGCCAGGGTTATAG